Proteins encoded in a region of the Rhodopirellula islandica genome:
- a CDS encoding tetratricopeptide repeat protein, translating to MGISGPDEWAEPIEEALLSDPPSRWQLIAADQLEGVATIRLVSGFEEEPSDMAVSSAARRQGLQYLLHGEILQATGHEEREDKVSLSWRLTGLQPGTKSAGMPITVDEALISQRYPQLMNVPDVAERTRRAAILETKRLLAASVVRQQVALASPRMLPGSRAIRRGNELARSGNWPMAEQVWNQVLESHPRNPAALINTSIAAAARQDFTTAKERISEAVRRSAFSPANKSLAEETLVWIELRQRDYHNAFDLPPPPEGWLVSRGE from the coding sequence GGCAATTGATCGCAGCGGATCAATTGGAGGGGGTGGCAACCATTCGGCTGGTCTCGGGGTTCGAGGAAGAACCGAGTGACATGGCGGTCAGTTCCGCCGCTCGACGCCAGGGACTGCAATACTTGTTGCATGGCGAGATTTTGCAAGCGACCGGGCACGAAGAACGCGAAGACAAAGTCAGCCTTTCTTGGCGGTTGACCGGTTTGCAGCCCGGCACGAAATCCGCCGGGATGCCAATCACGGTGGACGAAGCGTTGATTTCACAACGCTACCCGCAACTGATGAATGTTCCTGATGTGGCGGAGCGGACCCGTCGTGCAGCAATCCTAGAGACCAAGCGATTGTTGGCCGCCAGCGTTGTTCGTCAACAGGTCGCGTTGGCCTCCCCACGCATGTTGCCTGGTAGCCGAGCGATTCGGCGCGGCAATGAACTGGCTCGATCGGGCAATTGGCCGATGGCGGAACAGGTTTGGAACCAAGTGTTGGAATCTCATCCCCGAAACCCAGCGGCACTGATCAACACGTCGATCGCAGCGGCAGCCCGGCAAGACTTCACGACGGCCAAGGAGCGCATTTCCGAAGCGGTCCGTCGGTCGGCTTTTTCACCGGCGAACAAATCGCTCGCGGAAGAGACATTGGTTTGGATCGAACTGCGTCAGCGTGATTATCACAACGCGTTTGATCTGCCACCGCCACCAGAAGGCTGGCTCGTTTCTCGCGGCGAGTGA